One genomic segment of Mesoterricola silvestris includes these proteins:
- a CDS encoding tyrosine-type recombinase/integrase → MTGAIGFISCLGPILAQYVELKQSVGLNFDAAGRVLLHLDRFLSEKANGPEDFDANRFGAWCRTFEHVGTGTRRARMRIIYLFCLYRRRTEPGCFLPDPALFPPYSRHPRPYIFDEHEIPRLLDATQELKPHPMSPLRREVYRLALVLLYTSGLRRGELLRLTLGDYLPTEQTLMIRESKFYKSRMIPLSVDGSRELDAYLTARRNRHLPMDAASPLLVQGRRDGYSGGGIYDGLRGLFKAAGIHTETGGTPRVHDLRHTFAVHALLRWYREGADLGAKLPFLSAYMGHVSPVSTEYYLPFVASLAGAASEKFAEHCKPLLESFEGLGGSL, encoded by the coding sequence ATGACCGGCGCAATCGGATTCATTTCCTGCCTCGGGCCCATCCTGGCGCAGTACGTGGAACTCAAACAATCCGTGGGCCTGAACTTCGATGCCGCAGGCCGAGTGCTCCTACACCTTGACCGGTTCCTTTCAGAAAAAGCCAATGGTCCTGAGGATTTCGACGCAAATAGGTTCGGGGCATGGTGTCGGACCTTCGAGCATGTGGGTACCGGGACCCGGCGGGCCCGGATGCGGATCATCTACCTTTTCTGCCTCTATCGACGACGGACGGAGCCCGGATGCTTTCTGCCCGACCCGGCGCTGTTCCCTCCATACTCCCGACACCCTCGCCCCTACATCTTTGATGAGCATGAAATTCCGCGCCTGCTGGATGCCACCCAGGAGCTGAAGCCTCATCCGATGAGCCCCCTCCGCCGGGAGGTCTATCGCCTTGCCCTCGTCCTCCTCTACACGAGCGGGCTTCGCAGGGGCGAGCTGCTCCGCCTAACGCTGGGCGACTACTTGCCCACAGAACAAACGTTGATGATCCGGGAATCCAAGTTCTACAAGTCGCGCATGATCCCGCTTTCAGTGGATGGAAGCCGGGAACTTGACGCGTATCTGACGGCTCGACGGAACCGCCACCTCCCCATGGATGCGGCCTCGCCGTTGCTCGTCCAGGGCCGGAGGGACGGGTATTCAGGGGGAGGCATCTACGATGGATTGCGGGGCCTATTCAAGGCCGCCGGCATCCACACCGAGACCGGCGGCACGCCGCGGGTCCATGATCTGCGACATACCTTCGCCGTCCACGCCCTCCTGCGCTGGTACCGGGAAGGTGCGGACCTCGGGGCCAAGCTTCCTTTCCTGTCCGCCTACATGGGCCATGTCTCACCCGTGTCCACGGAATACTACCTGCCATTCGTTGCTTCCCTGGCGGGTGCCGCGAGCGAGAAGTTCGCCGAACACTGCAAGCCCCTGCTCGAATCCTTCGAGGGACTCGGAGGGTCATTGTGA
- a CDS encoding site-specific integrase: protein MLLEMLPVVRQRVSLSSLPVLGPSLGDYVDWMLERGYPRRTAREYLRQICRLEERLLALGVTSDHQLTREALLSCREPWHPRADPRDFLPTLVNSLDRYFLAQGRFHPPAPAIRELKALAFGEYLRNVRGFAPVTIQRYESIIQEFLVYISFDGSPERLRNIDGSMIESFVKFRARRAARAHLQKIAAAMRGFFKFLAMSGDILPGLEDQIVSSRVYRGERLPRALSWESVQAFLNAIDRSTPMGKRDYAIFLLMATYGLRAVEVGTLALENIDWRLERISLIQTKTGNGLTLPLTDEVGASLVDYLRHGRPPCPVREVFLRVVAPTGPLGPQGISYTFRSRVKRCGLPIPFKGPHCLRHSLAVHLLRQGGSLKEIGDVLGHKNAESTCVYIRLAVEDLREVALSLPTGVRP, encoded by the coding sequence ATGCTTCTGGAAATGCTTCCTGTTGTTCGCCAGCGCGTCTCCCTTTCGTCCCTGCCGGTTCTGGGACCTTCCCTGGGCGATTACGTGGACTGGATGCTTGAGCGAGGTTATCCCCGTAGAACGGCCAGGGAATACTTGCGACAAATCTGCCGCCTGGAAGAACGTCTCCTTGCTCTGGGCGTGACCTCCGATCATCAACTCACTAGGGAGGCCCTCCTTTCCTGCCGCGAGCCTTGGCATCCAAGGGCGGATCCGAGGGATTTTCTCCCGACCCTGGTCAACAGCCTTGACCGGTATTTCCTTGCCCAGGGCCGGTTCCACCCTCCTGCGCCCGCCATACGTGAACTGAAGGCCCTGGCCTTCGGCGAATACCTCCGGAATGTCCGCGGATTCGCTCCCGTCACCATCCAGCGGTACGAATCGATCATCCAGGAGTTCCTGGTTTACATCAGTTTCGATGGCAGCCCCGAGCGTCTAAGGAACATCGACGGCAGCATGATCGAATCCTTTGTCAAATTCCGGGCGCGACGAGCAGCCCGAGCCCATCTCCAGAAAATCGCGGCCGCGATGCGCGGCTTCTTCAAATTCCTGGCCATGTCCGGAGACATCCTTCCGGGTTTGGAGGACCAGATCGTTTCCTCCCGAGTCTACCGAGGCGAACGGCTTCCACGGGCCCTTTCCTGGGAGTCCGTGCAGGCCTTCCTCAACGCCATCGACCGATCCACACCGATGGGAAAGCGCGATTACGCTATCTTTCTCCTGATGGCCACCTACGGCCTCCGGGCAGTGGAGGTGGGGACTCTGGCGCTGGAGAACATCGACTGGCGCCTGGAGCGGATTTCCTTGATCCAGACCAAAACTGGAAACGGCCTCACCCTGCCGCTGACTGACGAGGTTGGCGCCAGCCTCGTCGACTACCTCCGGCATGGGCGACCCCCCTGTCCTGTCAGAGAGGTCTTTCTCCGGGTAGTCGCACCCACGGGCCCCCTGGGACCTCAGGGCATCTCCTACACCTTCAGGAGCCGGGTGAAACGCTGTGGCCTTCCCATCCCCTTCAAGGGGCCTCACTGCCTGCGCCATTCCCTCGCCGTTCACCTGCTGCGGCAGGGTGGTTCTCTCAAGGAGATCGGGGATGTCCTCGGCCATAAGAATGCAGAGAGTACCTGTGTCTACATCCGCCTTGCCGTGGAGGACCTTCGGGAGGTCGCCCTTTCCCTGCCAACAGGGGTGCGGCCATGA
- a CDS encoding porin family protein, whose translation MSFTFDPGDEQGGGVSRSGTPSEPKQYFAGWMLYNRFWFVNDRHAVTLGGGEIINPGRYLVLMPPINGATAASGTPYFTQNAGDPFHAWDWSATCDYLPSQFITMRAEFNRRGASVPYFTGPGGLTPPGGNQGPLGSTVQDWSPDLRKTESRITMALMVKF comes from the coding sequence ATGTCCTTCACCTTCGACCCGGGCGATGAGCAGGGGGGAGGCGTGAGCCGTTCGGGCACCCCTTCCGAGCCCAAGCAGTATTTCGCCGGCTGGATGCTCTACAACCGCTTCTGGTTCGTCAACGACCGCCACGCGGTCACCCTGGGGGGCGGCGAGATCATCAACCCGGGCCGGTACCTGGTGCTCATGCCGCCCATCAACGGCGCCACCGCCGCCTCGGGCACGCCCTACTTCACTCAGAACGCTGGCGATCCATTCCACGCCTGGGACTGGTCGGCCACCTGCGATTACTTGCCCAGCCAGTTCATCACCATGCGCGCGGAGTTCAACCGCCGGGGCGCCAGTGTGCCCTACTTCACCGGCCCCGGCGGGCTGACCCCTCCAGGGGGGAATCAGGGCCCCCTTGGTTCCACCGTCCAGGATTGGTCCCCCGACCTCCGGAAGACGGAGAGCCGCATCACCATGGCCTTGATGGTCAAGTTCTAG
- a CDS encoding EF-hand domain-containing protein gives MRSAILALSLVLAARPSPAADLPPQAVKLLTERFQKADLDHDGKLTREEAKAGMPRVFKNFDKIDAGRKGFVTLQQILETLGKGR, from the coding sequence ATGAGATCCGCCATCCTCGCCCTTTCCCTTGTCCTCGCCGCACGCCCTTCCCCGGCCGCGGACCTGCCGCCCCAGGCCGTCAAGCTCCTCACCGAGCGCTTCCAGAAGGCGGATCTGGACCATGACGGTAAGCTCACGCGGGAGGAGGCCAAGGCTGGCATGCCGCGGGTCTTCAAGAACTTCGACAAGATCGACGCGGGCCGGAAGGGTTTCGTGACCCTCCAGCAGATCCTCGAGACCCTGGGGAAGGGCCGATGA
- a CDS encoding efflux RND transporter periplasmic adaptor subunit: protein MRKAWLALAVLVLPAAKAARIYLVPTRVPWVAVVQSAIHATCSAPGTLDALLSANLGAKASTRVAELRVDVGDRVRAGQVLMCLDRTELADQVREAAAASDAAEHQVRVAAAALKRAEVLQDRAARDLRRHESLQVDGLRILSEADLDGTRTQARAAVEDTGQARAALALAVSARGQAGAGLAAARSRLRDATILAPFDGLVTARWKSPGDVVTPGSALLSLVNVPSLVVVARFDESLIGRIRPGAAAQVRFDSAPDRSLPGLVARVNRSVDPDTREFTVNVALDALPEAWAMGERARVELPDQLVPSAQTIPAGFLAVRRGRKGLWILKGARAEFQAVAVGVADGTRLEVLTRLPAGTRVLDPRGLWPGMRVAAP, encoded by the coding sequence ATGAGGAAGGCCTGGCTGGCTCTGGCCGTCCTGGTGCTGCCTGCGGCCAAGGCTGCCCGCATCTACTTGGTGCCCACCCGGGTGCCCTGGGTGGCCGTGGTCCAGTCGGCGATCCACGCGACCTGCTCGGCGCCCGGTACCCTTGACGCGCTGCTGAGCGCGAACCTGGGCGCCAAGGCCAGCACGCGGGTGGCGGAATTGAGGGTGGATGTGGGGGACCGCGTGCGGGCCGGGCAGGTGCTCATGTGCCTGGACCGCACGGAATTGGCGGACCAGGTAAGGGAGGCCGCAGCCGCATCCGACGCCGCCGAACACCAGGTGCGGGTGGCCGCCGCGGCCCTCAAGCGGGCGGAAGTCCTCCAGGACCGGGCCGCCCGGGACCTGCGGCGCCATGAGAGCCTCCAGGTGGACGGGCTCCGGATCCTGTCCGAGGCCGACCTGGACGGCACCCGCACCCAGGCCCGCGCCGCGGTGGAGGACACAGGCCAGGCCCGGGCCGCACTGGCCCTGGCGGTGAGCGCCCGGGGCCAGGCCGGCGCCGGCCTGGCGGCGGCCCGCTCCCGTCTCCGGGACGCGACGATCCTGGCCCCCTTCGACGGGCTGGTCACCGCCCGCTGGAAGAGCCCGGGGGATGTGGTCACGCCCGGCAGCGCCCTCCTCAGCCTCGTGAACGTGCCTTCCCTGGTGGTGGTGGCCCGCTTCGACGAGAGCCTCATCGGCCGGATCCGGCCGGGGGCGGCGGCCCAGGTTCGTTTCGACAGCGCGCCGGACCGCTCCCTGCCGGGACTGGTGGCGCGGGTCAACCGGTCCGTGGATCCGGATACCCGGGAATTCACCGTCAACGTCGCCCTGGACGCGCTCCCGGAGGCCTGGGCCATGGGCGAACGGGCCCGGGTGGAGCTTCCGGACCAGCTCGTTCCTTCGGCCCAGACCATTCCGGCGGGCTTCCTCGCGGTGCGCCGCGGGCGCAAGGGGCTTTGGATCCTCAAGGGCGCCCGGGCGGAATTCCAAGCGGTGGCCGTGGGAGTCGCGGACGGGACCCGGCTGGAGGTGCTCACCCGGCTCCCGGCCGGCACGCGGGTGCTGGATCCCCGCGGCCTGTGGCCGGGAATGCGGGTGGCAGCGCCATGA
- a CDS encoding ABC transporter permease, giving the protein MNLAIRDIRANFLKFVLTALGVGLLLMAARSMAGLYRGIVYDALEVIEESGADLWVVQAGTEGPFAEASVLDRTLADRTRGVPGVGKARQFELVQKRFQVAGSTIRGSLLGLDFPEDRGEWLPLVAGRSLSASTGEALGDPSMGLRLGDPVTVGRTTCRVVGLMRGLVDASGNPILVASLNDVLEMESWRPSESVLLERAAGLPVRSAKQGKIAAVMVNLDPGARESEVVAAISRWGDVAVLTRAQERDAMLLGRLDKLRTQILMFLVTLLIVSGVVVSVTIYTMTMEKTHEIALLKLIGARNSVIINMIVQQSLLMGGLAFLLALGAGRLLNPLFPRRLVQLPADTLLFALVVLLICGAGSALGILKAMGVRAQEVLS; this is encoded by the coding sequence ATGAACCTGGCCATCAGGGACATCCGCGCCAATTTCCTGAAGTTCGTCCTCACGGCCCTGGGGGTGGGACTGCTGCTCATGGCCGCCCGGTCCATGGCGGGGCTCTACCGGGGGATCGTCTACGACGCCCTGGAGGTCATTGAGGAGAGCGGCGCGGACCTTTGGGTGGTGCAGGCCGGCACCGAGGGGCCCTTCGCCGAAGCCTCGGTGCTGGACCGCACCCTGGCCGATCGGACCCGGGGCGTACCAGGGGTCGGGAAGGCCCGCCAGTTCGAGCTGGTGCAGAAGCGCTTCCAGGTCGCCGGGAGCACCATCCGGGGCTCCCTGCTGGGCCTGGACTTCCCGGAGGACCGGGGCGAGTGGCTCCCCCTGGTGGCCGGGCGATCCCTGTCCGCGTCCACCGGGGAAGCGCTGGGGGATCCGTCCATGGGCCTGCGCCTCGGGGATCCCGTGACGGTGGGCCGGACCACCTGCCGGGTCGTGGGCCTCATGCGGGGGCTGGTGGACGCCAGCGGCAACCCAATCCTGGTGGCGTCCCTGAACGACGTGCTGGAGATGGAGAGCTGGCGCCCCAGCGAATCGGTGCTCCTGGAGCGGGCCGCGGGCCTTCCCGTGCGCTCCGCCAAGCAGGGGAAGATCGCCGCCGTCATGGTCAATCTGGACCCGGGCGCCCGGGAAAGCGAGGTCGTGGCGGCGATTTCCCGGTGGGGGGACGTGGCGGTGCTCACCCGGGCCCAGGAGCGAGACGCCATGCTGCTGGGGCGCCTGGACAAGCTGAGGACGCAGATCCTCATGTTCCTGGTCACCCTGCTCATCGTCAGCGGCGTTGTGGTCTCTGTGACCATCTACACCATGACCATGGAGAAGACCCATGAAATAGCCCTGCTCAAGCTCATCGGCGCGCGGAACTCGGTGATCATCAACATGATCGTCCAGCAGTCGCTGCTCATGGGCGGGCTGGCCTTCCTGCTGGCCCTGGGTGCGGGCAGGCTGCTGAACCCCCTGTTCCCCCGGCGTCTGGTGCAGCTCCCGGCCGACACGCTCTTGTTCGCCCTCGTGGTGCTCCTTATCTGCGGTGCCGGGAGCGCCCTGGGCATCCTGAAGGCCATGGGCGTGCGGGCCCAGGAGGTGCTGTCGTGA
- a CDS encoding ABC transporter ATP-binding protein — translation MLELRGVTRVYGTGENAVRAVDGVDLRILRGEFVALLGPSGCGKTTLLLMAGLLDAPTRGEVWIAGRRAEGGDKARDFRRNTIGFVFQKPNLIPFLTAEENVCLGMRINDVSRAQARVRSLELLDYLGVAARAGNYPSQLSGGEQQRIAIARALANRPALILADEPTAALDSARGRRVFEQFKRVASELGTAIICVTHDHRSLDLVDRVLEMSDGQLIPASAPVRP, via the coding sequence ATGCTGGAACTGCGGGGCGTGACCCGGGTGTACGGAACCGGAGAGAACGCGGTGAGGGCCGTGGACGGCGTGGACCTGCGCATCCTCCGGGGAGAGTTTGTGGCGCTCCTGGGGCCCAGCGGCTGCGGCAAGACCACCCTCCTCCTCATGGCGGGCCTCCTGGACGCGCCCACCCGGGGGGAAGTGTGGATCGCGGGGCGGCGCGCCGAAGGCGGGGACAAGGCCCGGGACTTCCGCCGCAACACCATCGGCTTCGTCTTCCAGAAGCCCAACCTGATCCCCTTCCTCACCGCGGAGGAAAACGTCTGTCTCGGGATGCGGATCAACGACGTCTCCCGGGCCCAGGCGCGGGTCCGCTCCCTGGAGCTGCTGGACTACCTGGGCGTGGCCGCACGGGCCGGGAACTACCCCAGCCAGCTCTCCGGCGGGGAGCAGCAGCGCATCGCCATCGCCCGCGCCCTTGCCAACCGGCCGGCCCTCATCCTCGCGGACGAGCCCACCGCCGCCCTGGACAGCGCCCGGGGGCGCCGGGTCTTCGAGCAGTTCAAGCGCGTTGCCTCGGAGCTGGGCACCGCGATCATCTGCGTCACCCACGACCACCGTTCCCTGGATCTGGTGGACCGGGTGCTCGAGATGTCGGACGGACAGCTCATTCCCGCTTCAGCCCCAGTTCGGCCCTGA
- a CDS encoding LytR/AlgR family response regulator transcription factor, with protein sequence MNPIRVAVAEDELLNQERLVRLLKEAGCEVVGAFRSGTTLQAWLAEAPAVDALFLDIRMPGVTGLELLKQHGRNLPVVLVTAFPGHALEAFDGSAVDYLLKPVSEERLAQALGRLAAFLGQEARPAQAAPLKRIPVKAGEGTLFLELNKLSHFVVDDNQVFAVPPTGERMPTLWKALVEVETLFPGLLRIHRHLLVRKDAILGFRSLEDGRLLLRLQGGIELESSRPAAPRIRAELGLKRE encoded by the coding sequence ATGAACCCCATCCGCGTCGCCGTGGCCGAGGACGAGCTGCTCAACCAGGAGCGGTTGGTGAGGCTCCTGAAGGAGGCCGGCTGCGAGGTGGTGGGGGCCTTCCGCAGCGGCACCACCCTCCAGGCCTGGCTGGCGGAGGCCCCCGCCGTGGACGCCCTCTTCCTGGACATCCGCATGCCCGGGGTCACGGGCCTGGAGCTGCTCAAGCAGCACGGGCGGAACCTGCCGGTGGTGCTGGTGACCGCCTTCCCCGGCCACGCCCTGGAGGCCTTCGACGGCTCGGCCGTGGACTACCTGCTGAAGCCCGTATCCGAGGAACGCCTGGCCCAGGCCCTTGGCCGACTGGCCGCGTTCCTGGGCCAGGAGGCCCGTCCGGCCCAGGCCGCTCCCTTGAAGCGCATCCCCGTGAAGGCGGGCGAAGGGACCCTCTTCCTGGAGCTGAACAAGCTCTCCCATTTCGTCGTGGATGACAACCAGGTGTTCGCCGTGCCCCCGACCGGGGAGCGCATGCCGACCCTGTGGAAGGCCCTCGTGGAGGTGGAGACCCTGTTCCCGGGCCTGCTGAGGATCCACCGGCACCTGCTGGTGCGCAAGGACGCGATCCTGGGCTTCCGGTCGCTGGAAGATGGCCGGCTTCTGCTTCGCCTGCAAGGTGGAATCGAGCTGGAAAGCAGTCGCCCCGCCGCCCCCCGCATCAGGGCCGAACTGGGGCTGAAGCGGGAATGA
- a CDS encoding sensor histidine kinase — MQFRQVRQRLQGRLRLSRWGALFVFAFLVLFERILFWRAVTPSGTMITFIGTLMMGCLLLGPMPWQWTGSGERHLGLVRGSAQAIVWNALWMATITGLFLVPEFLLGRDPAYPARLLATSRLLGIHPLVLVDAAGLPLIFLVGWFMAEREAAEDEKREAAERQRLLGEALKETEARVLQAELDPHVLYNALGGLAELVRKDPVATERALLDFSSYYRMVTACARRRTIPLSEERRLLELFLAIEQVRFGDRLQVRWLWPEGCEAYRIPPLLLQPVVENAIKHGVAPSDEGGEVRLDLARKGDRLIIGVENEGFPLAETWSPGVGLSNLRKRLENMDPPGSFRLSRAGDFTRAELDLPWEGGR; from the coding sequence ATGCAATTCCGCCAGGTTCGTCAACGACTGCAAGGACGGCTGCGCCTCTCCCGGTGGGGGGCGCTGTTCGTCTTCGCCTTCCTGGTGCTCTTCGAACGGATCCTCTTCTGGAGGGCCGTCACCCCCTCCGGAACCATGATCACCTTCATCGGAACCCTCATGATGGGCTGCCTCCTCCTGGGGCCCATGCCCTGGCAGTGGACGGGCTCCGGGGAGCGGCACCTGGGCCTGGTGCGGGGCTCGGCCCAGGCCATCGTCTGGAACGCGCTGTGGATGGCGACCATCACGGGGCTCTTCCTGGTCCCCGAGTTCCTCCTGGGGCGCGATCCCGCCTACCCGGCCCGGCTTCTGGCCACCTCCCGCCTCCTGGGCATCCACCCCCTGGTGCTGGTGGACGCCGCGGGCCTGCCCCTGATCTTCCTGGTCGGGTGGTTCATGGCCGAGCGGGAAGCGGCGGAGGACGAGAAGCGGGAGGCCGCGGAACGCCAGCGCCTCCTCGGGGAGGCCCTGAAGGAGACGGAAGCTCGCGTGCTGCAAGCCGAACTGGACCCTCACGTGCTGTACAACGCCCTGGGCGGGCTGGCTGAGCTGGTGCGCAAGGACCCCGTCGCCACCGAGCGGGCCCTCCTGGACTTCTCCAGCTACTACCGCATGGTCACCGCCTGCGCCAGGCGCCGCACCATCCCCCTGTCCGAGGAGCGTCGGCTCCTGGAGCTCTTCCTGGCCATCGAGCAGGTGCGGTTCGGCGACCGGCTCCAGGTGCGCTGGCTCTGGCCCGAAGGGTGCGAGGCCTACCGCATCCCGCCCCTCCTGCTCCAGCCCGTGGTGGAGAACGCCATCAAGCACGGGGTCGCCCCCTCCGATGAGGGGGGGGAGGTGCGCCTGGATCTGGCGCGCAAGGGGGACCGGTTGATCATCGGCGTCGAGAACGAAGGCTTTCCACTGGCCGAAACCTGGTCCCCCGGGGTGGGCCTGTCCAACCTGAGGAAACGGCTGGAGAACATGGACCCCCCCGGCTCCTTCCGCCTGTCCCGCGCCGGGGACTTCACGCGGGCCGAGCTGGACCTGCCCTGGGAGGGAGGCCGATGA
- a CDS encoding DUF4382 domain-containing protein: MRTPILLLAICGPLLLATACGGNTASTTAPPPAATTGSVSLLVTDAPVDSWSQIGVIVRKATLVPVGATVAGGAVLYDGATAGQTLNLVDLDGVSELLNSAQIPPGTYDRLVVEVDGSPSNITLVPAGSTTAIPASQIAVRGVDPATGNAVVSVLLSTPVTVVAGQATSVQADFNLAHPQFIVAHGLGGNTVYNVEFQIRQMLENGVRTLVQAGIRPVRGTVASVAADAKSLQFKTVYGYTRGLLLDATTPAVFYDLDTLPVTAVSSLTVPAALTAPKALLATARINGDGTLTAVRIAYSADASKLITWTPAGHVTNVDTANARFTILRATGIPAVFGVDAATQFYYQAGATPIGTGPAFLANLAKGFKLQVTAVNPNTAPMVAATVTIERGTYEGDVTAASATGFTVSKVITTTPEVHTLGFGTAFSWWNALHPDAASTDVNAFIAQAMPASGPRSQVVSSLDWTNGAWVSRDAVFIPAALSSSLQSITTPYASGQMVVSYTPQGAAAPVPLTVNLGSLTNGGLQTLTVVTEYKKIGSVVTVTPIVLDTQWASHLTAGAKVAVFGLPKGDGTLNAYWVNLFD; this comes from the coding sequence ATGCGAACCCCGATCCTCCTGCTGGCCATCTGCGGCCCGCTTCTCCTCGCCACGGCCTGCGGCGGCAACACCGCCTCCACGACCGCGCCTCCTCCGGCAGCCACCACTGGTTCGGTCAGCCTTCTGGTCACCGACGCCCCGGTGGATAGCTGGTCCCAGATTGGCGTCATTGTGCGAAAGGCCACCCTGGTGCCCGTAGGCGCCACCGTGGCCGGCGGCGCCGTCCTCTACGACGGCGCCACCGCGGGCCAGACCCTCAATCTGGTGGACCTGGACGGCGTCTCCGAGCTGCTCAACAGCGCCCAGATCCCCCCGGGCACCTACGACCGGCTCGTGGTGGAAGTGGACGGAAGCCCCTCCAACATCACCCTCGTCCCCGCCGGATCCACCACCGCCATTCCCGCCAGCCAGATCGCGGTGCGGGGCGTGGACCCCGCCACCGGCAACGCAGTCGTGTCCGTCCTCCTCAGCACGCCGGTCACCGTGGTGGCGGGCCAGGCCACTTCCGTGCAGGCCGACTTCAACCTGGCACACCCGCAGTTCATCGTGGCCCACGGCCTGGGCGGAAACACGGTCTATAACGTCGAGTTCCAGATCCGGCAGATGCTGGAAAACGGGGTCAGGACCCTGGTCCAGGCGGGCATCCGCCCGGTACGTGGCACCGTGGCCTCCGTGGCCGCAGACGCCAAATCGCTGCAGTTCAAGACCGTCTACGGCTATACCCGCGGGCTGCTGCTGGACGCCACCACCCCCGCGGTGTTCTACGATCTGGACACCCTGCCTGTGACGGCCGTGTCCTCCCTCACGGTACCCGCGGCCCTGACGGCCCCGAAGGCCCTGCTTGCCACTGCCCGAATCAACGGCGACGGCACCCTCACCGCGGTGAGGATCGCGTACTCCGCCGATGCCAGCAAACTGATCACCTGGACCCCCGCGGGCCACGTGACGAACGTCGACACCGCCAACGCCCGGTTCACGATCCTCAGGGCCACCGGGATCCCGGCCGTCTTCGGGGTGGACGCCGCCACGCAGTTCTACTACCAGGCCGGCGCCACCCCCATCGGCACGGGCCCCGCGTTCCTGGCAAACCTCGCCAAGGGCTTCAAACTCCAGGTCACCGCGGTCAACCCCAATACGGCCCCGATGGTGGCCGCCACCGTCACCATCGAACGGGGCACCTACGAGGGCGACGTCACCGCCGCCTCCGCCACCGGGTTCACGGTGAGCAAGGTCATCACCACGACCCCTGAGGTCCACACCCTGGGCTTCGGAACAGCCTTCTCCTGGTGGAACGCCCTTCACCCCGACGCCGCCTCCACCGACGTCAATGCCTTCATCGCCCAGGCCATGCCCGCGTCAGGACCCCGCTCCCAGGTTGTGAGCAGCCTGGACTGGACGAACGGCGCCTGGGTCTCCCGCGACGCCGTCTTCATCCCCGCGGCGCTGTCCTCCTCCCTCCAATCCATCACCACCCCGTACGCCTCCGGCCAGATGGTGGTGAGCTACACGCCCCAGGGAGCCGCGGCCCCTGTTCCGCTGACGGTGAACCTGGGCAGCCTCACCAACGGCGGCCTGCAGACCCTGACCGTGGTTACCGAATACAAGAAGATCGGCAGCGTCGTGACCGTGACCCCCATCGTTCTGGATACCCAGTGGGCCTCCCACCTCACGGCCGGGGCCAAGGTCGCCGTCTTCGGACTGCCCAAGGGCGATGGCACGCTGAACGCCTACTGGGTCAACCTGTTCGACTGA
- a CDS encoding TetR/AcrR family transcriptional regulator — protein MNAAADLLAGSGLGEATTQKVARGAGVAEGTIYRHFASKEALLEAVFARAWVRLNEAMEAGLPSRAEPEARLRAYLGTTLAVMGSHPQETALLRVEFSYLMAGEACPVPPGSLQFVRILEESIRLAQEAGKARPGLDPAVAATFIYNGVSKTWATLRAGPDLPRVVAGLQGFLDAALFP, from the coding sequence TTGAACGCTGCCGCCGACCTTTTGGCCGGAAGCGGCCTGGGGGAAGCCACGACCCAGAAGGTCGCCCGCGGGGCCGGAGTGGCCGAAGGCACCATCTACCGGCACTTCGCCTCCAAGGAGGCCCTGCTGGAGGCCGTTTTCGCCCGGGCCTGGGTGCGTCTCAACGAGGCCATGGAGGCGGGCCTCCCTTCCCGCGCGGAACCCGAGGCCCGCCTGCGGGCCTACCTGGGCACCACGCTGGCCGTCATGGGTTCCCATCCGCAGGAGACGGCCTTGCTGCGCGTGGAATTCTCCTACCTGATGGCTGGCGAGGCCTGCCCAGTCCCGCCTGGCTCCCTCCAATTCGTCCGGATCCTGGAGGAGAGTATCCGCCTTGCCCAGGAGGCGGGGAAGGCGCGCCCCGGGCTGGATCCCGCCGTGGCCGCCACCTTCATCTACAACGGGGTCTCCAAGACCTGGGCCACCTTGAGGGCGGGCCCGGACCTGCCCCGCGTCGTCGCCGGCCTCCAAGGCTTTCTGGACGCCGCCCTTTTCCCGTAG